The following nucleotide sequence is from uncultured Draconibacterium sp..
AGATAAGCACGTATTTCATTAAAAGCCCCAATACACTCACTACAAGAAATCTTCGGAAATTGTAACGTAACATTCCGGCTGCCAAAGCAATTACCGGCGACGAGAGCGGAAAAAGGTTGAATACAAAAATAGTTAGCATGCCAAACTGCTGAATTTTACGCTCGGCTTTTACAATGCGCTTGTGCCCCATCAATTCTATAATTTTTCGTGGACGCAACAAACGGCCTATTATATAATCGATGCACTGTGCAGTAATTGCAGTTGCCATGGCTGTAGCGATTAAATCGAAACCGGAATAAAACGGCAAATAATAGATAAAGGCCAACTCTACTGGCATCAATAAAAAAAAGAGGTAACCTGAAAAATGGATGAGACCAAACGAGAAGATACTTTCTGTTTTGCCGGCATAAAGTTCGCGGCCAATGGTAAAAGAGAACAAGCAAATAGCAATAACCGAAGCAAACAAGATAAAATAGAACTTTTTGGGTATTGCTATTTTGCCGTTCATTTATAAAACAGGTTTAAAAGTCAATAAATAATCTGATAGTAAAGTTACACAAATGATTTGAGGCAGATAATTTTATCGACCACCGGGCTTTTAACGCCGTTAATCAAGTTCTGTATAACGGTAAGTCGATACAACTCATATATCCTTCAACACTACAACAACTCTATTTTAATCGATTCGATAGCGTCATTAATTAGCTTTTGTTCGTCGGCAGCATATGCCATCCAATCCAAACACTCGGTCATCGATTTAAAGCTACCAACATCAATTTTTTGCAAAGCTGCCAGTGGTTTATATATCGACAGTAAAAATTTAAAATTCAAGGTAGAATACACAACTCCGGTTCGAACCTTTTTCGGGAGCGACACATTTCCTTTTAAAAAATTCAGGTATTCTGTAACATCCATTTTAAATGCTATGGCCACTGCATCGCGAAAATCCATTAGCACATCAAAGGTTGGATTATAATTTTTATCAGTCAGAAAACGCTGGTTTAACTCCTGCAAATTTTTCAAATTCACTTTACCACTACTGTAAGTGATTATCAGTTTCATCGACGGAAGAATGATATATGAGCTATGGCCTGTCATGTATGTTTGATTGTTTTAAAAGAAAATCAAGTAGCAAAGAACACTCTCTACAACAGACAGACACCTCAGGAAGTTCTTAAATTTAAGAATATATTGCTCTTTAACTCGATTTTCTATTCCACCGTAACCGATTTAGCCAGATTACGAGGTTGATCAACATTACAACCTTTTAGCAAAGCAATGTGATAGGCCAGCAACTGCAAGGGAATTACTGCCAGCAAAGGTGCCACCGCCGGATGCGACTTTGGAATTTCAATAATATCGTTTACCATCTCTTTTAGTCCTTTGTCTCCTTCGGTTACAACAGCAATCACATTTCCTTTACGAGCTTTTACCTCCTGAATATTGCTCACTACCTTTTCATAATAATCATCCTGAGGAGCCACAACAACAACCGGCAAATTATTGTCGACTAACGCAATTGGACCGTGTTTCATTTCTCCTGCGGCATAACCTTCGGCGTGTATATAGGAAATCTCTTTCAGCTTTAACGCTCCTTCCAACGCTACCGGGAACAAATAACCACGTCCAAGGTAAAGGGCATTTACTGCCTCCTGGTATTTCTCTGCTATGTCTTTGATCTTCTCACCGTCTTCCAGAATTGCCCGTCCCTTTTCAGGAATATCGGCCAGCTCTTTCACGAGAATTTTATAGTCTTCGTCGCTGATGGTTCCTTTACGTTTGGCCAGTTTCAGGGCAATCATTGTTAACACCGTAACCTGTGCTGTAAAAGCTTTTGTTGAGGCCACACCAATTTCAACACCGGCATGTGTATAAACGCCCGCCTCGGTTTCGCGCGACAAGGTTGACCCCACCACATTACAAATTCCCAGCACTGTTGCTCCTTTTGATTTTGCCAGTTCCAAAGCCGCCAAAGTATCGGCAGTTTCTCCACTCTGACTGATCAAAATCACCACATCCTCGGACGACAACACCGGCTTCCGGTAACGAAACTCAGAAGCATATTCCACTTCAACCGAAACTTGTGCATATTCTTCAAACAAGTATTCGGCAATTAGCCCCGCATGCCACGATGTTCCGCAACCAATAATTACAATCCTTTTGGCGGCTTCTATTTTTGGAAAGACATTTAATAGTCCTCCCAACACAATCTCGGAATAATCATTCTGTAATCGTCCGCGAAAAGTTTCTTCGATGGTTTTGGGTTGCTCGTGAATTTCCTTGAGCATAAAATAATCGTAATCGCCTTTATCCATCGCCCCGATTTCCATATCAATATTGCTGATCTTCAACGAGACCGGGGTGTTCTGAACATTGCTTAACGTAAAACCATCCTTTTGCAAAATGGCAATATCCTCGTCGTTCAGGTAAATCACCTGGTTGGTGTATTCTGCAATTGGCGATGCATCGCTGGCAATAAAATACTCACCGCTGCCGAGTCCAACTACAAGAGGACTTCCTTTTCGGGCAACTACAATTTTCTCGCTTTCTTCTTTACAGAGAACGGCAATTCCGTAAGCACCAACTACCTTCGACAATGCCAGTTGCACGGCAGCCTCCGACGATAACTCATCATCCTGCAAATAGAAATACTCGATAAGATTGGCAAGAACTTCCGTATCCGTATCACTTTCAAAAGTATATCCGTGTGACTCCAGGTCGCGTTTCAACTTGGCATAATTTTCGATAATTCCGTTGTGCACAATTGAAAAATGGCCATTCATGGAAACATGCGGATGTGCATTTTTATCGCTTGGTTCGCCATGCGTTGCCCAGCGTGTGTGCCCAATTCCAACACAACCATCATCGCTCTTTCCCTGAACAAAATCTTCAAGATCGGAGACCTTACCTTTCTTTTTATAGTTTTCGAGCGAGCCGTTTAACAAGGCCACTCCCGCCGAATCATATCCACGGTATTCCAGTCTTTTCAGCCCCCCGATCAAAATCGGAAATGCTTTTTTATCGCCAATGTATCCTACAATTCCACACATAATTTTCTGTTTGGGTTAACTATTATTTTCAACTGCCTGTTTATTCTCCCGCACTTGCATCATCTGTTCTATTACCCGGCTACCAAGCCGTTCCTTTTTCTCCATGTGCTCCTTTATTTCTTTCACCGTATCATTGTCTTCAAACTCGCCACGCACCTCTGTAAAATCGAGCTCGCGTGCTCCATTCTGTCCGTCAACACCAAAACCGGTCATCTTACTCATCGAAAATTCTTTCCGTGCATCTTCGTACAAAAAGCGATCAATACCCAGTACACTTTCTTTCCATTTCTTCACAATGGTTATCACATCCGATGCATCAAATTCGGAGATACTCTTTCCATAAAAACTTTCAAGAACATCGACAGCCCAGGTCCATTCGAAATTGTAGTAATTCTTGTGCATCGTTGCCAAAGCAGAATTAACTTCCTCAAGCGACTGCACCGATCCATTTTCTACCGACTGCAACAACTGATCGAGCGCCTCGAACGGACAGATCATCCCGGCCAGATCAACCCAGTATCCTTTTCCAAATTTCATATCAGGCTGAAGCGCATTTTGAATATCTGCTGCTATTTTATATTCATTTCCATTCAGGCGTGTAATCAATGAGTTCCCCAAAAATTTCCAGATAGCCATTTCGTACAACTGAATTCCCCTGTCGAGCGCATGTTTTTCAATTTTCATGCGATCGTAAGTATATGCTTCAGTCTTATCATCCGAAGACTTTCTAATATCCAATAATTTCTCCCGGCCTTTCACCATTTTATCAATGGTATACGGACTCAGCAAATTGAAATTAATGAGATCGAGCAGATTCGAATCAGTGCGTTTATCGCGCTTTGGCCACTTTTGTGTATCACGAATGGTTCCAATACTTTTCAGGTTAATACCAGGCACAAGAATACTCTCATCTTTGCTCTCAATCAGGTACGAAAATGGAAAGTCTGTGGTATCGCAATGCTTATAATGGCGCCCCATAACCAATGAAAAAGCTCCAATACGCGAAGGCCACAGCACATACGAATCGCTGGTAGTTTTTGCTCCACGCTCCATAATCCCCTGATGAATTGGCCCCAGTTTATACAAATGGTTACTTTGATTCGATCCGCTTCCGGCATTTAAAAATGAAAACAAGCCCGCAATAAGCAAAGTCGATTTATGATGAGTAACGGTGTAAGGCCCTGCAAATATGGAACAAGCCTCACCATGGAATCCCTGAAAATTGGCAAAGAACAAGGAGTTTTCTGCCGAATAATGCTTATCCAGCACACAACCCTGACCAATAAAACATTTCGAAACCAGTGTGGCATCGGTAATTTTCGACCCTGAACTAACTATAAAGTCGTCCATTATTACTCCTTCGCCAATCTTTACCGGCGCTTCGTAGTTGCTGTTAATACTTCCGTTATGTAATTTTTTTGCTCCATCGATTATGGTTGCAGGTCCGGTTTTAACATTCAAAATAGTGTTACAATTCAGAATCTTCGAATCGGCTCCAATCACACCCATCTCGCTGCTAACATATTTCGTATAATCAGCAACCATATTTTTTAGTGATCGCACCACCTCCGGCCGGTGCCTGTACAACGACATCATATAGGCAACATGCGTAGAGAGGTAATCATAAATAGGTATTTCGCGGCCTCCGCCTTCGTTAATAGCTTCGACAACTACGCCGTTTCCAAACGATGTTTCGCCATCAACAGCCAGCGTTGTGATGTTATGAATAACCACATTTTCCTCAATCCTATAGTTTGCAATATAACTACGAACATTGTGAATCAAGGCATTCTTACCAACCTCGCAATTGTGAAGCCATGCATTGTAAATACCGGTTTTAAAAGTTATTCCTCCCACCAGTTTAACCGATCCGGAAAAACTGTTTAACCGCACACGGCCTGTAAACTTGCAGTTCTCAATACAATCGGGAATAAAATCGGGTGATACTTTTATTAAACTCCAGTCATATGAAGAACATCCCTGATGAACCAGTTGCCCAATTTCTTCATCATATAGATTTCTGTAATTGTTCTGTATGTTTTGTGTCATAAGTGGACTATTTAGAAAACCAAAGTTATTGCAAAAACAATAACACACCGACATTCACAACCTAATATTTACACAACACGAATCACATACAACCTAACATATCAATGCCAGAATGCAATATTTATAGTATTTTTATACAATATAAAACAATACAATGAATACGAATCAGATATTCAAATACCTAATATCATAATTGTTCAAGATAATTTACAAGGCGGATTTTTGCGTTTATCCCGAGTTTCTTTCGCAAACGCACGCGCGAGATTTCCACGCTTTTGGAAGTAATATTCAGAAGACCTGCAATTTCTTTGCTCGACAAACCCAAACGAATGTAGGAACACAATTTTTTATCGTTGACCGAAACTTTAGGATGTCGCTTTTGCAGCCGATCGAGAAATCCGGGATGTATTTTCTCCACCTGGTTTTCTACCATCGACCAATCAACAGGCTGAACGGCATTTGCCTGCAACATATCTTTTAATTTTTTTATGAGCGATGAAGCCTTTTTAACCTGCACACTCTCTTCCGATTGAAGCAAATGAACAGTCTTTGTGAGTAATTCGTTTTTCTGAGACAGTTGCAATAAAAACGAAACGAGTTCACGGTCTTTCATCTCCAACTCGGTTTGCAAACGCTGCTTATTTCGACTGTCAAATTCTTTTGTTCGCTCCAATTCTGAGATGTGTCCCATGGCCTGTTTCAGGCGACTAATATCCAGCACCGATGCGCGAATTCCAAGGTACTTCCCAACTTTATCGTACACACCGCGCACATTCATCATAAACCAACGAAGTTGTTTGGTACGCGTAAGCACACGAAATTCAAGCGTTTGGTTAACTAAAGTCTGATTTAAAGCTCCGGTTAAAAAGTTGTTGTATTTCTCTTTGTCGGCATCATAAACCAGCAAGGCTGCAATTCCGGGCGAAGTAATAATTTGATTTGCTGTATATCCTGTAAGATCGGAAGAAGAGGGCGAACAATATTTAATCTTGCCGTTTGGTTCAAACCACAACTCCCATGCAAAAGCAAACTCAGCAATCATTTGGTAAAACAAACGTTTTTCGCGCTCCTGCTCCTCCTGAAACCTGGAATTCTCCAGTTCAAGCTTCAGTTTTGAAAGCTCCTGTTCCAGTTCTTCTATTCGTTTGTTTTGATCCTGATTTTTTTCACCGGTCATGCAATAAAAATAAGAAAATTATCGCTGAGTGCCTTTTCAATAAGTCTACGGAATTAAAACTTCCCTAATACTCTTTCTTATCCTCCTTTTTATTCCATGCTTCAAAAACCTCGCGGGCTTCTTTGCGCATCATATTTTCAAATTGAATGTGGCGACGATCCAGTTCCTTCTCCAGTTCATCGTAAATAAATTGGTCGTCAAACTGTGCATGTGCTGCATCCTCCTTAGTAGCTCCAAAAACAACCTTATCAGGGCGGGCCCAGTAAATAGCGCCCAAACACATCGGGCATGGCTCGCAAGAAGTGTAGATCGTGCATCCTTCCAATTGAAAAGTATTCAATGCCTTACACGCTTCCCGTATCGCAACGACTTCAGCATGCGCAGTTGGATCGTTCGATGAAGTTACCTGATTGTATCCTTTTGCGATAATTTTATTGTCCTTTACCACCACGGCACCAAACGGGCCACCGTGATTACCATCCATCCCCTTTTTGGCAAGCACGATAGCCGCCTCCATAAATTTTTCCTTCTGCTTATTCATTATTTTCTGAACTTTATGACGAACCGGTAAAGTTAAACCAGATATTGTTAAAATAAAAGCAGATTATCTTACCCCTTTACTTTTGTGTGTTAAATCAGCAGACATCAACAAGAACAAAGCATCGATTACCATTTTGTCTTGTACGGTGTTGTTAAAAGTGAATGACAGCTCCTTATTTGTCCCACTTTCATAATCGATATCGTTGTGCCCCATATTGATATACAGCATTTTAAAACGTCGATTACTCCACACAACAGGGTAATAACCATCGTGCCATACTTCATGTTTTTTAGGTCCTGTTCCAAGAGGAAAACTAGACGAATCAATGGAAACAAGAATATCAATGTCCGGATTTTCTCTCAGATCATTTTCCCAACTATACCATTCATTGGGTGAAGCTTCAAAGTTATTCGGCAGATCATTTGTAACTGGATGAGAATTATTTTCTACCTTCAGCATTGCCGTGGTTGGCCGCCAGGTATTCCCTTTGTATTGCCCCGATCCTAAAAAGGTTTCATGATACCAATCCCAGTTTTGTGGATATGAAGAACCACTAAGAGCAAAAGCACAAAAATGAAATCCCAACCAGGCTCCCCCATTTTCCATATAATTTTGAAATGCCTGCCGATTAGACGAAGTATCCGGACGCGTATCAAGAAAAACAACCAGATCTACGTTGGAAAGATTACCCTTATTCAACTCATTCCAATCGTTTGTCGATTCGTATTCAAAACATGAATCTTTTGCCAATTGTGTTAGCCACCTATCAGCTTCATGCACAAAACTTACGTGAGCAGGATCATTCTTTCCGGTATAAAAAGCGACGACTCTGGATTTAGCCGGAGATTGTGCTAAGAGATGAAATGAAAAACAGCAAATAAATAGGTTCAGTAAGATAATTCTTGACATTTTGAATTTCATTTGAAGAATTGCGAATATTATTCAACCTGCAATCCCGATACCAATACTTTTCTTTTTAATGAAAACCAACTTAAGCCAACGATCCAAACCAATCCGTTTACAAGGATCAGCGCTACCACAATCGCTACTATTGAAAATGAAACATCAGTATTGGTAGACAAAAATGCAGGTAGAGTTGCAAGAACGGCGGTAACAAAACCAAGCAAAACTCCTGATATCAACAGTAGCAAGTATTCGTTTCTCAGCAATTTAAAAACGGAGCTTTTGGTGAATCCAATGGCTTGCATCAAAGCAATTTCACGCCGACGCTCTAAAATGGTTCTGGCCAGAATAACAGCAAGTCCGATGGTTCCAAGAATTAATCCCAAGGCGCCAAGCGCAAGGAATATCGACAAATAAGTGTTTGTTACGGAATAAAACTCAACAAGGCGTTTTGCCGCACTTTCCATTTCCCAGCCATAATCGCGAAAAACGGATTGCAGCTCGTCGCCTATTGCTGTTTCGTTTTCGACATCACCACCAATTAAAAAGATATTTGAACCAGAACTGCTGGGGTAATTTTTCAGAAAGTGTTTATTCGAGATTATAACATACCCCTGAAAAACAGATGGTTTTGTTCCTGCAATCAATTTCAATTTTAATGTATCTCCCAGTTCGTTTTGATACAATATAACGTCACCCACTTTCATGCCGAGCCCCCACTGAATAACAGTTTGGTCGGCAATGGCAGGAATCGTTCCGTCTTCAAAATCAGTTTCCAAACTTTGCCACGGATCAGCATCCAGACCTTTCATTTTTGCAGCAAAATCAAATCGTCCGGCCAGATTTTCAGCATCAACACCCAAAATTGCCGGCTGCGCAATGCGGTTCAGGTTCAGACAACTGGCATCGTCACCATCCACTTTGCGAAATTGCACCACATTAAAATCTTCGTAAATTCCTTCTTCCGCCTTCTTGTCCTCGTTATTAATATCAAAAAGAACGGGCATGGTGGTTTCGGCAAAATACAGAAAGCCCCCGGTGCCACTCGTTTTTTTATTGGCTCCGGCAATCAAATCCATTTTGTACGAACCCGTAGAAATAACGATAAATGTTCCCAGCGCAAAGAGCGTAACAATGGTAGTCGATCGACTAATATTTCGGGTAAGATTTATGGCTGACAACTGACTGAACTGAAACTCGCGGGACTTTTTGACCGCCCGTTTCATCAGCAGATTTCTGAAAAGCAATAACAGTCCAAGCAGCATAAGTCCGCCCGACATGAAAAACATGGAAGCATCGGCCTGCTCTGCCAATAATTGCAGTACAAAAACCACAACCGACAAAACTAAAGCTCCCCACAGAACTCCATTCAGCAAACGTGTTTTAAGGCCACTTTCTTTAACCGCGATCTGTTTTTGCAGTTCAACCGCTTTTTGTTTCTGAAAACGACGTAATGAAATTGCAATAGCAACCAGTGAAACAATCAAGCTAATAATCCATCCAATTACCAATGTTGATGGCAATAACTGAATTTCGAGCACATTGGTACGAACAATATCAAACCACAACGAATTTAATATGTGGAACACCAGCGTGGTATAAAAATACGAAATCACCAGCCCCACTACTCCACCAAACAATGAAACCACAAAACCTTCAGACAGGTAAAATCTTCGGATGTATTTTTGCTGAAATCCAAGAGCCACAAGTAGTCCGATTTGGGTTGAACGACTTTCGAGATTCAAACGGAAAAGCAAGGCCGTTAGAATTATGGAAGCGACCAAAATAAAAAAACTTAAACCGATAAACAATCCGCTAAAATCGGTACCATTTTGAGCAGCATGCACACCTTGTTCACGAATGGGGTCAACGATCATTCCTAAATCGGCAGGCGAAATAGCGGCAGCAAATTCCTTTTTATATTCATCCTCACTAAACGTTCCGGCGGGATAACGCACAGCCGTGTACTCACCAAAACGATTGGACCACAGCTCCAATGCACTCTCGGTTGAAATAAAAGCTTTTGGTGTGCCTTTGTAGTCGTCCCAGTACTTCTCATCTTTTTCACGGATCGCATCCAGATCAATGGGCACACCGGCCTCCCACTCGCGGCAATGTCCGGCATCGGATAATCCCGGCAAATGTGGTACGCGCGTTCGATCTGCCACTGGAGAATCCATTGGAACAATTTCCTTTAAAATAAATGCGGCCTCTTTATTTTCCAACTGCCGCAAAGGGCCGATCTTGAAATATTGTAAACGAATGGTATCTCCCAATTTAGCTTTGAAATCATCTGCAGCCCACTGATTTAATATTATTTCATTTGGAGCTAGCTTTGGGTTGTTAACCGATGACACAAATGAATAAGGAACTACTGATTGGTTATGATCGATCCCATTCACAAAATAAGTCAAAATCATATCTGCTCCGGGTAAACTTCCAAGCAGATCAGAAATTTTCTCTTCCATAAAAACCCGCTCGGTAGAAATCTCCACTTCGCGTTTATCATCTAATTTCTTTAATTCCAATCCGGCATCGGCTGGTGTTAAACAGGAATTTACGACTTCGGAAACTACTGCTGTCTCCAACTCCGTTGAAACAAGAATCTGGTTCGCCTTTCCTTCAAATTCCATTAAACGGTTCAGGCGCTCAATCGACATAAAAATATTATAGGGTGCCGTTTGTGAATTTTTCAAACTAAAGCGCCCCAACTCGTCTTTCGTAACTACTTTTTTAATTGTCGCGCGTAAAGACACACTTGTTTCTTCGGCCGATACAAACGGCGCATTCATCGGTATCAGACTGGCCTTTTTTATGCGAACCAGGATATTATCGCCGGCCCCTTTTTGCAGACGCTCTGCCAGATTTTCACTTATGGCTATCTCATTATTTTGCAATTCGGCAAAAAACGGTGTGTTTGCGATCTCCTCAAAATCGGCATCAACGCCAACCACCTGAACTTTATTAGCACGTTCCTGACCTCCATCGGCAACAGCCATTCCTTCCAACAAAAGCACAGAAGTAGCTTTCAGTTCAGCATTTACAGCTTCCATCTCCGCAGCCATCTCCTGACGAAAATAGCGCTCTTTTACAGCTACCAGGTGTGTTGTTTCGCCCAAACGATAAAAGGTTGCCTGGGTTAAACTGTGTCGCACCGAATCGCCAATAACAAGTGAGCCGGTTAAAACCATCGTGCTGATAGCCACACCAATTGCCACCAATAAATTGGCTTTAAAATAATGAAGAAAAGATTTTATTATGTATTGAAATTTGGTCATACCCCTTTGTCCTTTGGACATTTCCCCTGAAGGGGAAACTATTCTTTTTCCAATTTACCGTTTCGTAATAAAAGTTTCGTATCCATTTTTTGAGCCAACTCTGCCGAGTGAGTTACTGTCACCAAAGTCACTCCTTCCTCTTCGCTGAGTTGAATAAGTAATTCCGAAAGAGCATTGGCATTGGCCTCGTCAAGCGCACCCGTTGGTTCATCGGCCAGAATTAATTCAGGCTTATTTATTAAAGCACGAACCACCGCAGTACGCTGACACTCGCCTCCCGACATTTCTGAAGGTTTCTGATTACGTTGCTCTGAAATACCTACTTTTTTGATCAGGTATTCTGCCCAGTCTTTTTGCTCCTTTGTTACTTTTCCTTGTGGCAATAGCGGTAGCAACACATTCTCCCAAAGGCTCAGTTGTGGCATTAAATGATGCATTTGAAAAACAAACCCAAGGTTTTGATTTCTAAAGGTCGACAATTGAGTTGAATTGTACCCGGTAATATTGGTACCATTAAACATCACTTCTCCGGAATCGGGCGTGTCCAGTGCCCCTACAAGATTCAATAAAGTTGTTTTTCCTGAACCACTCGGCCCGATTATTGCCACTTTTTGTCCTTTTTCCAGTTCACTATTTAGTTCTTTTAATACCGGTCGAAAGCTATGTGTACCGGCTTCTCCGTACCCTTTTGATATGTTTTTTAGTTGTAGTAGCATTTTATTTTTTTTACCGCTAAGGCGCAAAGACGCGAAGTTTATCTTTTCAAATTCTCATACAGCTCAACTATCTCGGCTGCATGGTTATGTATATTAAAATTCTTTCCGGTTCCTTCATAACCGGCCAGGCTCAATTGTTCCAATCTTTCAGGATCATTCAATAAGTCGGCCCAGCTTTCACTCAATTTTTTCGGTGTATTTGGCGAATAAGTTATTCCGCCACCTGAAACATCCACAATCTCAGGGAAAGCTCCCAAAGCGGGTTGCACCACCGGAACTCCGGAAGCCATGGCTTCCAACAAATACATTCCGAATGCCTCGCCGATGCGA
It contains:
- a CDS encoding PAS domain S-box protein, with amino-acid sequence MTGEKNQDQNKRIEELEQELSKLKLELENSRFQEEQEREKRLFYQMIAEFAFAWELWFEPNGKIKYCSPSSSDLTGYTANQIITSPGIAALLVYDADKEKYNNFLTGALNQTLVNQTLEFRVLTRTKQLRWFMMNVRGVYDKVGKYLGIRASVLDISRLKQAMGHISELERTKEFDSRNKQRLQTELEMKDRELVSFLLQLSQKNELLTKTVHLLQSEESVQVKKASSLIKKLKDMLQANAVQPVDWSMVENQVEKIHPGFLDRLQKRHPKVSVNDKKLCSYIRLGLSSKEIAGLLNITSKSVEISRVRLRKKLGINAKIRLVNYLEQL
- a CDS encoding DUF4954 family protein, producing the protein MTQNIQNNYRNLYDEEIGQLVHQGCSSYDWSLIKVSPDFIPDCIENCKFTGRVRLNSFSGSVKLVGGITFKTGIYNAWLHNCEVGKNALIHNVRSYIANYRIEENVVIHNITTLAVDGETSFGNGVVVEAINEGGGREIPIYDYLSTHVAYMMSLYRHRPEVVRSLKNMVADYTKYVSSEMGVIGADSKILNCNTILNVKTGPATIIDGAKKLHNGSINSNYEAPVKIGEGVIMDDFIVSSGSKITDATLVSKCFIGQGCVLDKHYSAENSLFFANFQGFHGEACSIFAGPYTVTHHKSTLLIAGLFSFLNAGSGSNQSNHLYKLGPIHQGIMERGAKTTSDSYVLWPSRIGAFSLVMGRHYKHCDTTDFPFSYLIESKDESILVPGINLKSIGTIRDTQKWPKRDKRTDSNLLDLINFNLLSPYTIDKMVKGREKLLDIRKSSDDKTEAYTYDRMKIEKHALDRGIQLYEMAIWKFLGNSLITRLNGNEYKIAADIQNALQPDMKFGKGYWVDLAGMICPFEALDQLLQSVENGSVQSLEEVNSALATMHKNYYNFEWTWAVDVLESFYGKSISEFDASDVITIVKKWKESVLGIDRFLYEDARKEFSMSKMTGFGVDGQNGARELDFTEVRGEFEDNDTVKEIKEHMEKKERLGSRVIEQMMQVRENKQAVENNS
- a CDS encoding VTT domain-containing protein; translation: MNGKIAIPKKFYFILFASVIAICLFSFTIGRELYAGKTESIFSFGLIHFSGYLFFLLMPVELAFIYYLPFYSGFDLIATAMATAITAQCIDYIIGRLLRPRKIIELMGHKRIVKAERKIQQFGMLTIFVFNLFPLSSPVIALAAGMLRYNFRRFLVVSVLGLLMKYVLIFLIFA
- the glmS gene encoding glutamine--fructose-6-phosphate transaminase (isomerizing), which encodes MCGIVGYIGDKKAFPILIGGLKRLEYRGYDSAGVALLNGSLENYKKKGKVSDLEDFVQGKSDDGCVGIGHTRWATHGEPSDKNAHPHVSMNGHFSIVHNGIIENYAKLKRDLESHGYTFESDTDTEVLANLIEYFYLQDDELSSEAAVQLALSKVVGAYGIAVLCKEESEKIVVARKGSPLVVGLGSGEYFIASDASPIAEYTNQVIYLNDEDIAILQKDGFTLSNVQNTPVSLKISNIDMEIGAMDKGDYDYFMLKEIHEQPKTIEETFRGRLQNDYSEIVLGGLLNVFPKIEAAKRIVIIGCGTSWHAGLIAEYLFEEYAQVSVEVEYASEFRYRKPVLSSEDVVILISQSGETADTLAALELAKSKGATVLGICNVVGSTLSRETEAGVYTHAGVEIGVASTKAFTAQVTVLTMIALKLAKRKGTISDEDYKILVKELADIPEKGRAILEDGEKIKDIAEKYQEAVNALYLGRGYLFPVALEGALKLKEISYIHAEGYAAGEMKHGPIALVDNNLPVVVVAPQDDYYEKVVSNIQEVKARKGNVIAVVTEGDKGLKEMVNDIIEIPKSHPAVAPLLAVIPLQLLAYHIALLKGCNVDQPRNLAKSVTVE
- a CDS encoding ABC transporter permease, encoding MTKFQYIIKSFLHYFKANLLVAIGVAISTMVLTGSLVIGDSVRHSLTQATFYRLGETTHLVAVKERYFRQEMAAEMEAVNAELKATSVLLLEGMAVADGGQERANKVQVVGVDADFEEIANTPFFAELQNNEIAISENLAERLQKGAGDNILVRIKKASLIPMNAPFVSAEETSVSLRATIKKVVTKDELGRFSLKNSQTAPYNIFMSIERLNRLMEFEGKANQILVSTELETAVVSEVVNSCLTPADAGLELKKLDDKREVEISTERVFMEEKISDLLGSLPGADMILTYFVNGIDHNQSVVPYSFVSSVNNPKLAPNEIILNQWAADDFKAKLGDTIRLQYFKIGPLRQLENKEAAFILKEIVPMDSPVADRTRVPHLPGLSDAGHCREWEAGVPIDLDAIREKDEKYWDDYKGTPKAFISTESALELWSNRFGEYTAVRYPAGTFSEDEYKKEFAAAISPADLGMIVDPIREQGVHAAQNGTDFSGLFIGLSFFILVASIILTALLFRLNLESRSTQIGLLVALGFQQKYIRRFYLSEGFVVSLFGGVVGLVISYFYTTLVFHILNSLWFDIVRTNVLEIQLLPSTLVIGWIISLIVSLVAIAISLRRFQKQKAVELQKQIAVKESGLKTRLLNGVLWGALVLSVVVFVLQLLAEQADASMFFMSGGLMLLGLLLLFRNLLMKRAVKKSREFQFSQLSAINLTRNISRSTTIVTLFALGTFIVISTGSYKMDLIAGANKKTSGTGGFLYFAETTMPVLFDINNEDKKAEEGIYEDFNVVQFRKVDGDDASCLNLNRIAQPAILGVDAENLAGRFDFAAKMKGLDADPWQSLETDFEDGTIPAIADQTVIQWGLGMKVGDVILYQNELGDTLKLKLIAGTKPSVFQGYVIISNKHFLKNYPSSSGSNIFLIGGDVENETAIGDELQSVFRDYGWEMESAAKRLVEFYSVTNTYLSIFLALGALGLILGTIGLAVILARTILERRREIALMQAIGFTKSSVFKLLRNEYLLLLISGVLLGFVTAVLATLPAFLSTNTDVSFSIVAIVVALILVNGLVWIVGLSWFSLKRKVLVSGLQVE
- a CDS encoding nucleoside deaminase, with the translated sequence MNKQKEKFMEAAIVLAKKGMDGNHGGPFGAVVVKDNKIIAKGYNQVTSSNDPTAHAEVVAIREACKALNTFQLEGCTIYTSCEPCPMCLGAIYWARPDKVVFGATKEDAAHAQFDDQFIYDELEKELDRRHIQFENMMRKEAREVFEAWNKKEDKKEY
- a CDS encoding ThuA domain-containing protein — encoded protein: MSRIILLNLFICCFSFHLLAQSPAKSRVVAFYTGKNDPAHVSFVHEADRWLTQLAKDSCFEYESTNDWNELNKGNLSNVDLVVFLDTRPDTSSNRQAFQNYMENGGAWLGFHFCAFALSGSSYPQNWDWYHETFLGSGQYKGNTWRPTTAMLKVENNSHPVTNDLPNNFEASPNEWYSWENDLRENPDIDILVSIDSSSFPLGTGPKKHEVWHDGYYPVVWSNRRFKMLYINMGHNDIDYESGTNKELSFTFNNTVQDKMVIDALFLLMSADLTHKSKGVR